A window of the Sphingomonas piscis genome harbors these coding sequences:
- a CDS encoding trimeric intracellular cation channel family protein: protein MVTPPLEPLLPAIAVLDYVGIAVFAISGALLAAEKKLTLVTFLFFAVVTGVGGGTVRDVLIGAPVFWMHENWILLICLAAGMLVWVTPRRWWGGGLALAWFDAVGLAVYSTYGAAKGLAFGAAPLPAFGMGVITACVGGILRDVLAGEPSILLRPELYVTAGALASGLMVLLTVLGVPEVPAGAIAALSGFALRAAAIARGWALPAYRR, encoded by the coding sequence ATGGTGACACCGCCGCTCGAGCCCTTGCTGCCCGCAATCGCGGTGCTGGACTATGTCGGCATCGCGGTATTCGCGATATCGGGCGCGCTGCTGGCGGCGGAGAAGAAGCTGACGTTGGTCACCTTCCTGTTCTTTGCGGTAGTGACGGGGGTGGGCGGCGGCACCGTGCGCGACGTGCTGATCGGCGCGCCGGTGTTCTGGATGCATGAGAACTGGATCCTGCTGATCTGTTTGGCCGCTGGGATGCTGGTGTGGGTGACGCCGCGCCGCTGGTGGGGCGGAGGCCTCGCGCTCGCCTGGTTCGATGCGGTGGGGCTGGCGGTTTATTCAACCTATGGCGCGGCCAAGGGGCTAGCATTCGGCGCTGCGCCCTTGCCGGCGTTCGGCATGGGCGTGATCACCGCCTGTGTCGGCGGGATCCTGCGCGATGTACTGGCGGGGGAGCCGTCGATCCTTCTTCGGCCGGAGCTGTATGTGACCGCCGGTGCGCTTGCGTCCGGGCTGATGGTGCTACTGACGGTGCTCGGCGTGCCGGAGGTGCCCGCGGGCGCCATCGCGGCACTGAGCGGCTTCGCGTTGCGCGCCGCGGCGATCGCGCGGGGATGGGCGCTGCCGGCCTATCGGCGCTAG
- a CDS encoding GreA/GreB family elongation factor has protein sequence MSVAFRRESDDEHLEPKFELPIPPGPNIVTPRGYSLLEQRTAEVEAQLAATSDEEQRKKVQRDLRYWRARLASAQIAPAPAGDTVAIGTRVTIDQSGKQRTLTIVGHDEADPAAGLISFASPLGRALMGAEEGDEVDVPGIAQTATVERISAS, from the coding sequence ATGAGCGTCGCCTTCCGCCGGGAAAGCGATGACGAGCATCTCGAACCCAAGTTCGAATTGCCGATCCCGCCCGGCCCCAACATCGTCACGCCCCGCGGCTATTCACTTCTTGAGCAGCGCACCGCAGAGGTGGAGGCCCAGCTCGCGGCCACTAGCGATGAGGAGCAGCGCAAAAAGGTGCAGCGTGATCTCCGCTACTGGCGCGCCCGCCTCGCCTCCGCCCAGATCGCCCCTGCGCCCGCCGGCGACACCGTCGCGATCGGCACCCGGGTCACGATCGACCAGTCGGGCAAGCAACGCACCCTGACCATCGTCGGCCACGACGAAGCAGACCCCGCCGCCGGCCTCATCTCCTTCGCCTCTCCGCTCGGCCGCGCCCTGATGGGAGCCGAAGAGGGGGACGAGGTGGATGTTCCCGGCATCGCCCAGACCGCAACTGTGGAGCGCATCTCCGCCTCCTAG